One segment of Dolichospermum sp. DET69 DNA contains the following:
- a CDS encoding sulfotransferase domain-containing protein, giving the protein MNSNDDLLKLGLNKVYSDDTFLCSYPKSGNTWVRFLVANLLEQKLEITFRNIDDYVPEIELHKERLNHLSKRPLMKTHWPLFYLFPKTIYLVRDPRDAYIPHSAPTTVTPQANGCI; this is encoded by the coding sequence ATGAACTCGAATGATGACTTGTTAAAATTGGGACTTAATAAAGTATATAGCGACGATACTTTTTTGTGTTCATACCCCAAGAGTGGTAATACATGGGTTAGGTTTTTGGTAGCTAACTTATTAGAACAGAAATTAGAGATAACCTTTCGTAATATTGATGATTATGTTCCTGAAATTGAACTACATAAAGAGCGATTAAATCATCTTTCAAAACGCCCATTAATGAAAACCCATTGGCCTCTATTCTATCTATTCCCAAAAACTATTTATTTAGTTCGTGACCCCAGAGATGCTTATATCCCACATTCCGCACCCACAACTGTCACACCCCAAGCAAACGGATGTATTTAG